A genomic window from Pecten maximus chromosome 2, xPecMax1.1, whole genome shotgun sequence includes:
- the LOC117342271 gene encoding HHIP-like protein 2 — MLTYHTIFSVRNRWTTYRNVLMLICLVQLIHPSASDTPCVCLTEPMRSGSLDSPILLLENIDELGGYLVAEQNGKIHSYTSLWKEHEELFLDLSDYVTFTDQDPTEERGLLSFALHPEYRVNRKFYTYSTRTYDKNNYIVISEITEKNGRGDLSTEKILLAIQQPSPSRNGGTVVFGPDGFLYVSVGDGGLPLNTTKEQLADQAQDGQSLLGKILRIDVNRRKIVDNMLRYFRIPPDNPFIGNQSFRPEVYAYGCRNMFRCSFDQGSPGKELYCGDNGNNDQEEINIIKKGGNYGWNKKEGTICLSPGNCQLENEVLPIYTFNNSATHHAVIGGYVYRGSAFPEFDGHYLFGDFTGGLMGLDNTTGQLVRHNISVCSKDACPCGARAEYDVFLRTLSQDNDGNLSACKSRHILKVKTFHLLKMYMYV, encoded by the exons ATGCTAACATATCACACTATTTTTTCAGTCCGAAATCGATGGACGACCTATCGTAACGTTTTGATGTTGATATGTCTTGTCCAGTTGATTCACCCGTCAGCTTCCGATACGCCATGTGTTTGCCTTACAGAGCCTATGAGGTCCGGATCTCTGGATAGTCCGATCCTTCTTCTCGAGAATATAGACGAGCTTGGCGGATACCTCGTGGCCGAACAGAACGGTAAGATACACTCATATACGTCATTGTGGAAAGAGCATGAGGAGCTGTTCCTGGATTTGAGTGACTATGTGACATTTACCGATCAAGATCCCACGGAAGAACGAGGGCTGTTATCGTTTGCGCTGCATCCGGAATATCGCGTTAACCGGAAGTTTTATACGTATTCTACTCGGACTTACGACAAAAACAATTACATCGTAATATCAGAGATTACGGAGAAGAACGGACGAGGTGATTTGTCCACCGAGAAAATTCTACTTGCCATCCAACAGCCTTCTCCCTCACGGAATGGCGGAACG GTGGTGTTTGGACCTGACGGCTTCCTCTATGTCAGTGTTGGAGACGGAGGGTTGCCATTAAACACGACTAAAGAACAGTTGGCTGATCAGGCTCAGGATGG ACAAAGTCTTCTTGGCAAAATTCTAAGAATAGACGTGAACAGACGGAAAATTGTAGACAATATGTTGCGGTATTTCCGCATTCCGCCTGACAACCCATTCATTGGCAACCAGAGCTTCCGACCGGAAGTGTATGCGTACGGCTGTAGGAACATGTTCCGGTGTAGCTTTGATCAAG GAAGTCCAGGGAAGGAGCTTTATTGTGGAGACAATGGTAACAACGATCAGGAGGAAATCAATATCATCAAGAAAGGTGGAAACTACGGGTGGAATAAAAAGGAGGGAACTATCTGTTTATCACCGGGAAACTGTCAGCTGG AGAACGAAGTACTACCTATATACACATTCAACAACTCGGCGACCCACCACGCTGTTATAGGAGGCTACGTGTATCGCGGATCTGCTTTCCCAGAATTTGACGGACACTACCTGTTCGGGGACTTCACAGG CGGGCTGATGGGTTTGGACAACACTACAGGTCAGCTAGTTCGACACAACATCTCGGTCTGCTCCAAAGACGCATGTCCGTGTGGCGCACGCGCCGAATACGACGTGTTCCTGCGCACGCTTAGTCAAGATAACGACGGTAACTTATCAGCTTGCAAAAGTAGACACATCCTAAAAgtaaaaacatttcatttgctaaagatgtacatgtatgtataa